From a single Funiculus sociatus GB2-C1 genomic region:
- a CDS encoding GerMN domain-containing protein, whose protein sequence is MKIFMRQPTLLNFCLFVAFVGISGCGSQTINAMSSQRLSPVESLTNATISQQTNLTKQATPAVSAQAPAAVKKVKVFFPKNIRTSQDFTYVEPVLRTTSSASVAQFAIEQLIAGPTSQEKARGLSDPIEFKGTSNCGKDFTLSITNGTAKLKFCKSVISGGTGDDARQKSSINNTLKQFPTINSVIILDRNGNCLSDQSGENTCLKKAEKLTTESGLSIDGLGSVKINMTVAQASSVAGTQIVPSRQNPNRVCDYYKPANGPEGVTFMVTEGRIATVEVETNKITTVHGIKVDDTESTIKSAYPGQIQVSRLLNSEKGKAWVLQPSSFANKDFRLVFVSPNGKTVSRMIAGKVPEVNYAEGCLDVRPV, encoded by the coding sequence ATGAAAATCTTTATGCGCCAACCAACCTTACTTAATTTTTGTCTTTTCGTGGCATTTGTGGGAATTAGTGGCTGTGGTAGCCAAACAATAAATGCAATGTCGTCACAAAGACTATCACCCGTTGAATCATTAACTAACGCAACTATCTCGCAACAAACCAATCTAACTAAACAAGCAACTCCAGCCGTATCTGCCCAAGCTCCAGCAGCCGTCAAAAAGGTTAAAGTTTTTTTTCCTAAAAACATCCGAACCAGTCAAGATTTCACTTATGTTGAGCCAGTTTTGCGGACAACTTCAAGTGCCAGCGTTGCTCAGTTTGCTATTGAGCAATTAATCGCAGGGCCGACAAGTCAGGAAAAAGCTCGTGGTTTGAGTGATCCTATTGAATTCAAAGGCACTTCCAACTGTGGTAAAGATTTTACACTTTCTATCACGAATGGAACGGCCAAACTGAAATTTTGTAAATCGGTAATTTCAGGAGGCACTGGAGATGATGCTCGTCAAAAAAGCTCTATTAATAACACCCTTAAGCAATTTCCAACTATCAATTCAGTTATTATTCTGGATAGAAATGGCAACTGCTTAAGCGATCAAAGTGGCGAGAATACTTGCCTCAAGAAAGCCGAAAAACTGACAACTGAATCGGGACTATCGATTGACGGACTTGGGTCAGTTAAAATTAACATGACTGTTGCTCAGGCATCAAGCGTTGCTGGGACTCAAATAGTTCCATCCCGGCAAAATCCCAATCGCGTCTGTGACTATTACAAGCCAGCAAATGGGCCTGAGGGTGTTACTTTCATGGTCACGGAAGGCCGTATCGCTACGGTAGAAGTTGAAACCAATAAAATTACCACGGTTCATGGTATCAAAGTTGACGATACAGAAAGCACGATTAAGTCTGCTTATCCCGGACAAATTCAGGTAAGTCGCCTTCTCAACAGCGAAAAAGGTAAAGCCTGGGTCCTTCAACCAAGCAGCTTTGCTAACAAAGACTTCCGTCTCGTTTTTGTCTCTCCGAATGGCAAAACTGTATCGCGCATGATTGCTGGTAAAGTTCCAGAAGTTAATTATGCAGAAGGCTGTCTTGATGTTCGCCCTGTTTGA
- a CDS encoding 16S rRNA (cytosine(967)-C(5))-methyltransferase, with protein MEQNPRQIAFIALRDVHRGAFADVALDRVLRKADLSAPDRRLVTELVYGSVRRVRSLDFLIDRLGKKKSHQQPPDLRSILHLGLYQLAYLSQIPAWAAVNTTVELAKENGFSGLSRFVNGLLRQYIRLVETNAIASLELPENPVQHLGILHSYPDWIIEAWLKELGKTETEQLCQWLNQTPTIDLRINTLCTSIEEVEAAMQAAGVGVTRVPHLPQALRLTNTKAEERGDAGTPGLGAGGWGLGEESSRVPNPQSPIPNSQSPIQNPQSKIQNPQSPTPNPKSKIEKLPGFSEGWWTVQDSSAQLVSYLLDPQPGEVVIDACAAPGGKTTHIAELMADNGAVWACDKTASRLRKLKENAQRLGLQSIQIQVGDSRSLTQFINTGDRVLLDAPCSGLGTLHRHADARWRQTPDTVRELSQLQGELLDQVASWVKPGGILVYATCTLHPLENEGVIYAFLERHQEWRISPPSPNSPFSAFSTPAGWIKVWPHRHQMDGFFMVRLQQKH; from the coding sequence ATGGAGCAAAATCCTCGCCAAATAGCATTTATCGCCCTGAGAGACGTTCACCGAGGGGCTTTCGCTGATGTGGCACTTGACCGAGTGCTGCGAAAAGCCGATCTGAGCGCTCCCGATCGACGGTTGGTGACAGAATTAGTTTATGGGAGTGTGAGAAGAGTGCGATCGCTTGACTTTCTCATCGACCGATTAGGCAAAAAAAAATCTCACCAACAACCTCCAGACCTTCGCAGCATTTTACATCTAGGCTTGTACCAACTGGCTTATCTGAGCCAGATTCCCGCTTGGGCTGCTGTCAATACCACCGTAGAACTAGCTAAAGAAAACGGATTTTCTGGACTTTCCCGTTTTGTTAATGGTTTATTGCGACAGTATATCCGTCTTGTAGAGACAAATGCGATCGCGTCTTTGGAACTGCCAGAAAACCCAGTTCAACACTTAGGAATTTTACATAGCTATCCTGACTGGATTATTGAAGCTTGGTTAAAAGAGTTGGGAAAGACAGAGACTGAACAACTCTGCCAATGGCTGAACCAAACCCCAACAATTGACCTCCGGATAAATACCCTTTGCACCTCAATAGAGGAAGTAGAAGCAGCAATGCAAGCTGCTGGCGTTGGTGTCACTCGCGTTCCCCATCTACCGCAAGCTTTAAGACTTACCAACACAAAGGCGGAGGAAAGGGGGGACGCGGGGACACCGGGACTGGGGGCTGGGGGCTGGGGACTGGGTGAAGAATCTTCAAGGGTTCCCAATCCCCAATCCCCAATTCCCAATTCCCAATCCCCAATCCAAAATCCCCAATCCAAAATCCAAAATCCCCAATCCCCAACCCCCAATCCAAAATCCAAAATCGAAAAGTTGCCCGGTTTCAGTGAGGGTTGGTGGACGGTGCAAGATAGTAGCGCCCAACTGGTAAGTTATCTATTAGATCCTCAACCTGGTGAAGTGGTAATCGATGCCTGCGCTGCACCGGGAGGAAAAACTACTCACATTGCAGAATTAATGGCAGACAATGGGGCAGTGTGGGCGTGCGACAAGACTGCTTCCCGCCTCCGAAAACTCAAAGAAAACGCCCAACGGTTAGGCTTGCAGTCGATTCAAATTCAGGTTGGCGACAGCCGCAGCCTAACTCAGTTTATCAACACAGGCGATCGCGTCTTATTAGATGCTCCCTGCTCAGGACTCGGTACGCTGCACCGCCACGCCGATGCGCGTTGGCGGCAAACTCCAGACACAGTTCGGGAACTTTCGCAGCTTCAAGGGGAACTCTTAGATCAAGTAGCTAGTTGGGTAAAACCTGGCGGAATTTTAGTTTATGCAACCTGCACGCTGCATCCGTTGGAAAATGAAGGTGTGATTTACGCCTTTTTAGAACGCCACCAAGAATGGCGAATTTCGCCACCCAGCCCCAATTCCCCTTTCTCAGCTTTTAGTACCCCCGCCGGGTGGATCAAAGTCTGGCCTCACCGACATCAAATGGATGGATTCTTTATGGTTCGGCTACAACAGAAACATTAA
- a CDS encoding S-layer homology domain-containing protein, whose amino-acid sequence MSNFKRIQSGTALLMLLGMTSGTVAPMVQTMMTPAPAVAQTTVSFSDVSSNYWARDFIVELARRDVIAGFPDGTFRPNDPVTRAQFAAMVRKAFDKANIRNPVNFSDVASNYWAYNAIRESYAMGFLSGYPGNVFRPGQNIPREQVLVSLANGLNYSTSNVASSLQLYNDASSISNYARNSIAAATEKSIVVNYPTVRALNPTRNATRAEVAAFIYQALVSSGQVAAINSPYIVALNGTPDTPPVNTTLAIPSGTTIPVRYDKEKILVTPDERAPLTLTVAANITTAEGAVLIPAGSQVVGELQPAPNRGGTRFVAQQLILPNNQRLPINAISQAITKTQEVTKGASLSNILKDAALGAAAAAAVSAVTGDKAIATEEVLGGVGIGGLIGLFLGRDKVSLIAIDPDTDLNLRLREDLVIRQ is encoded by the coding sequence ATGTCTAACTTCAAGCGCATACAATCAGGAACAGCTTTATTAATGTTATTGGGAATGACATCAGGCACGGTGGCACCAATGGTGCAAACGATGATGACACCTGCACCTGCTGTTGCTCAAACTACTGTCAGTTTTAGCGATGTATCTTCAAACTATTGGGCAAGAGATTTTATTGTAGAACTGGCAAGAAGAGATGTTATCGCAGGATTTCCTGATGGTACATTCCGCCCCAACGATCCAGTAACTCGCGCTCAGTTTGCGGCTATGGTTCGTAAAGCTTTTGATAAAGCTAATATCCGCAACCCTGTCAATTTTAGCGATGTTGCATCAAACTACTGGGCTTACAACGCGATTCGGGAATCTTACGCAATGGGATTTTTATCGGGTTATCCCGGTAATGTCTTCCGCCCTGGACAGAATATTCCTCGCGAACAAGTTCTGGTTTCTTTGGCAAATGGTTTGAACTACAGCACCAGTAATGTAGCCAGCAGTTTGCAACTTTATAACGATGCTTCTTCTATCTCTAACTATGCTCGCAACAGCATTGCTGCTGCTACAGAAAAGAGCATCGTGGTGAACTATCCTACTGTTAGAGCGCTGAATCCAACTCGGAATGCTACTCGTGCTGAGGTGGCAGCTTTCATCTACCAAGCTTTGGTTAGCTCTGGGCAAGTGGCAGCGATTAATTCGCCCTATATTGTGGCGCTTAATGGCACACCAGACACACCTCCAGTAAACACAACTTTAGCTATTCCGTCTGGAACCACCATTCCCGTTAGGTACGATAAAGAAAAAATTCTGGTGACGCCTGACGAAAGGGCGCCCCTGACGTTGACGGTGGCGGCTAATATTACTACCGCCGAAGGGGCTGTGCTAATTCCTGCTGGCAGTCAGGTTGTGGGTGAATTGCAACCTGCACCTAACAGAGGAGGCACCCGGTTTGTTGCCCAGCAGCTGATTCTGCCGAATAATCAAAGGCTACCGATAAATGCCATTTCTCAGGCAATTACCAAAACCCAAGAAGTTACTAAGGGTGCCAGTCTGAGTAATATTCTGAAGGATGCTGCTTTGGGTGCGGCGGCGGCGGCGGCGGTTTCGGCGGTGACTGGTGACAAAGCGATCGCTACCGAAGAAGTTTTGGGCGGTGTTGGTATCGGTGGTTTAATCGGTTTGTTCCTCGGTCGGGACAAAGTTAGCTTGATTGCAATTGACCCGGATACTGATCTGAATCTGAGATTGCGCGAGGATTTGGTGATTAGACAGTAA
- a CDS encoding CHAT domain-containing protein yields the protein MKLGFRRTSQILGIFLVAAATGGKYVLAQTIVPASDGTGTIVSPSGTSIYNITGGQLSGDKANLFHSFTKFGIDQNQIVNFLSNPSIQNIFGRVGGGEASVINGIIQVTGGNSNLFLLNPAGIVFGANAILNVPASFTATTATGIGFNSGWFNTMGGNDYAALVGNPNAFVFNTSQPGTIINEGQLSVGTNQNLTLLGGTVVSTGELQAPGGKIVVAAVPGESLVRISLAGNLLNLEVGAGDRGLETGNPNALSLPQLLTGSGVGNATGLTLDNNGQVRLTGSGLLVENGDVAIKGAIATQTATLSAANNLTLVESQLLTTGNLQLLAQNTVRVRDSVANPFIAHAGGNLFIQGNQNIDILALNHLSQTPFVSGGDLNLVSDGNISGDTHFASGGSLSMLKLSGQPGDFVSLYDPIISSNGNVSFGNYSGVALKIEAKGSIQGGNITITGPDINILPGSDPDIALLTDPTTNGALILRAGVDELANPVNISAPFSSPATGLLPAGSIQVGRINTGTNINGVNAGPVIVQAKGNINIFRISASWNSLTGSGNGGNINLDAGGDITINDSNVSVSSNGNGGDITFNAAGSISFLDVLSRGENGIGGNISITAGSNIESDDIQTRGGLNGGNITITSTGGTINTTARNAEGSVASCISSSGVFCAAGSTGDISLTAANGIILGGSNVTGSDQTGTLKGRNITLTSNEIDFTRDRPISGTGDITIQPFTPDGAIAIGGIDNTTTALDLTATELGLLQDGFASLTIGRIDGSGTITIPNNIIFSDPVKIQSPNGAIAVNGIITGTGNASITLNSASTTLNAGIATSGTDITLGNNIQLVTDVTLDSGGGNITFNGSVDGNQRLTLNSGTGTTTFLGAVGSNNPLNILSTDALGNTQINGNVNASQINFQDTLELLSDATLTAAEINLGNAVSGSGRNLGLQPLTPSQNLTIAATGTSFADGFNSITIGQADGSGAIALSGDISFNDPVSIRSPLLSGSITATGTITGLGDASITLLANQNITTNNITANGGINLTSLQGSVSTRNLNSSGVTQGGDINIIASNTITTGAIDSSSLGDGGNVTLDPTGDIQVVSINAQGGTNGTGGNVDITTERFFLATGTFTDQNQEIASISTAGGVRGGDITIRHGGGLRNTPFNVGDATNNGTSGSLTSGNYAIAPNQSFPGSYTLGNIKIITDFPPPVSRPPMMPPELPPPPMVMPPVVLPPPMVMPPVVLPPPIAMPPVVPPPDVVMPPVVPPPDVSFPSQTALIDSQLESLQISPNNDLDSDSIDFRIGELEQNFTQQFQQHLKQPAITRGPSSLSDIRNQLGKIHSATGIKPAIIYVFFVPAVKVSVDSELIKNPNSELRSPEDELELVLVTAKGKTIRKVTGVKRSQALKVAQQFSNKIKNVASQQGYLTSSQQLYQWLIAPLEADLQAEDIQNLVFILDSGLRSMPLAALHDGKQFLVEKYSLSLMPSLTLTDTRYTNIKNSKLLAMGSSEFSNQKPLPAVPVELATITQLWQGKSFLNDGFTLENLKSQRSKQPFGIVHLATHAEFQPGDISNSYIQLWNQQLRLDQLRTLGWNNPPVELLVLSACRTALGDEEAELGFAGLAVQAGVKSALASLWYISDEGTLGVMTEFYQQLKKSPIKAEALRQAQIAMLKGQIRLQSGYLYSSKQRVELPAELSNLRNTTFTHPYYWAAFTMIGNPW from the coding sequence GTGAAATTAGGATTCAGAAGAACTAGCCAAATTTTAGGTATATTTTTAGTCGCAGCAGCAACAGGCGGCAAATACGTGCTGGCACAAACCATAGTTCCAGCATCTGACGGCACAGGAACGATTGTCAGTCCTTCGGGAACTTCTATATACAATATCACTGGCGGTCAGCTATCGGGAGACAAAGCGAATCTGTTTCACAGCTTCACCAAGTTTGGCATCGACCAAAACCAGATTGTCAACTTTCTCTCAAACCCATCCATCCAGAACATTTTTGGCAGGGTAGGAGGTGGAGAAGCCTCGGTTATTAACGGTATTATCCAGGTTACAGGCGGCAACTCCAACTTATTCTTGCTCAACCCAGCTGGCATCGTTTTTGGTGCAAACGCTATTCTTAATGTGCCTGCCTCTTTTACTGCCACCACCGCTACTGGTATCGGCTTTAATTCCGGTTGGTTTAATACAATGGGCGGCAATGATTATGCTGCTTTGGTAGGCAATCCTAATGCTTTTGTCTTCAACACCTCCCAGCCTGGAACCATTATCAACGAAGGTCAGCTGTCTGTAGGCACCAATCAAAATCTCACGTTGCTGGGCGGCACTGTGGTTAGTACAGGAGAGTTGCAAGCACCAGGCGGTAAAATCGTCGTTGCCGCTGTACCTGGTGAAAGCTTGGTTCGTATCTCTTTGGCGGGAAATCTGCTGAATTTGGAGGTGGGGGCTGGGGACAGGGGACTGGAGACTGGAAATCCTAATGCCTTATCTTTGCCCCAACTGCTTACGGGTTCTGGTGTGGGGAATGCCACGGGGTTGACACTGGACAACAATGGTCAAGTGCGACTGACAGGCTCTGGATTGTTGGTAGAAAATGGAGATGTAGCAATCAAGGGAGCGATCGCTACTCAAACAGCTACACTATCAGCAGCTAACAACCTGACTCTGGTGGAAAGCCAGCTGTTGACAACTGGCAACTTACAGTTGTTGGCTCAAAATACGGTGCGGGTGCGAGATAGTGTGGCGAATCCCTTTATCGCCCATGCTGGAGGCAATCTCTTCATCCAGGGCAATCAGAACATTGATATCCTAGCCCTAAATCATCTTTCACAAACACCTTTCGTTAGCGGCGGCGACCTGAATCTGGTTAGCGATGGCAATATCTCTGGGGATACTCACTTTGCCAGTGGCGGTAGTTTGTCGATGCTGAAATTGTCAGGTCAACCAGGAGACTTTGTTAGTCTCTATGACCCAATTATCAGCTCTAATGGTAATGTTTCTTTCGGAAATTATAGTGGTGTCGCTCTCAAGATTGAGGCTAAAGGTAGCATCCAGGGTGGCAATATTACGATTACAGGGCCAGACATTAACATACTTCCGGGTTCAGACCCAGATATTGCCCTTTTAACCGATCCGACTACAAATGGCGCATTGATTTTGCGGGCGGGCGTGGACGAATTAGCCAATCCTGTTAATATTTCTGCACCTTTCTCATCCCCCGCTACCGGCTTGTTGCCAGCAGGCAGTATTCAGGTTGGCAGAATCAACACGGGAACTAACATTAATGGTGTAAATGCTGGCCCTGTAATTGTGCAGGCTAAGGGCAATATTAATATTTTCAGAATTAGTGCTAGTTGGAATAGTTTAACAGGTTCAGGTAATGGCGGCAATATTAATTTAGATGCGGGGGGAGACATTACTATTAATGATAGTAATGTGTCAGTAAGTAGTAATGGAAATGGCGGCGATATCACTTTCAATGCTGCTGGCAGTATTTCATTTCTAGATGTTCTCTCTAGAGGTGAAAATGGTATTGGTGGCAATATTTCTATCACTGCTGGCAGCAACATTGAAAGCGATGACATTCAGACCAGAGGTGGTTTAAATGGTGGGAATATCACCATTACCAGCACTGGTGGCACGATTAATACTACTGCGAGAAATGCCGAAGGTAGCGTGGCCTCTTGTATTTCAAGTTCGGGTGTTTTTTGCGCTGCTGGCAGTACTGGTGATATTAGTCTCACGGCAGCTAATGGCATTATTTTAGGCGGTTCCAATGTGACTGGTTCCGATCAAACTGGCACTTTGAAGGGGAGGAATATCACCCTAACTAGCAATGAAATTGATTTTACGAGAGATAGACCGATTAGCGGGACTGGGGATATTACTATTCAACCGTTTACGCCAGACGGTGCGATCGCTATCGGTGGAATTGACAACACTACAACTGCTTTGGATCTGACTGCAACTGAGTTGGGTTTATTGCAAGATGGCTTTGCTTCGCTTACCATCGGCAGAATTGACGGTAGCGGGACGATTACCATCCCCAATAACATCATCTTCAGCGATCCGGTGAAGATTCAGTCTCCCAACGGCGCGATCGCTGTTAATGGCATAATTACTGGGACAGGGAACGCCTCAATTACCCTCAACAGTGCCTCCACAACCTTAAACGCTGGCATCGCTACAAGCGGTACTGACATCACTCTGGGCAATAATATCCAGCTTGTTACTGATGTCACCCTCGATTCTGGCGGTGGAAATATCACCTTCAACGGCAGTGTTGATGGAAATCAACGCTTAACATTAAACTCAGGCACAGGCACAACGACCTTTCTCGGTGCCGTCGGCAGTAACAATCCCCTAAATATCCTCAGCACCGACGCTCTGGGGAATACACAAATTAATGGAAATGTCAACGCAAGTCAGATAAATTTTCAGGACACTTTAGAGTTGCTATCTGACGCGACACTGACAGCTGCTGAGATTAATTTGGGGAACGCAGTCAGCGGTAGCGGCAGGAATTTGGGATTGCAACCTTTAACACCCAGTCAAAATTTAACGATCGCAGCGACAGGAACATCATTTGCAGATGGCTTCAACTCAATAACTATCGGACAAGCTGACGGATCAGGCGCGATCGCATTATCGGGTGACATCAGCTTCAACGATCCAGTGAGCATACGATCGCCACTTTTGTCAGGTTCCATCACCGCAACTGGAACGATTACGGGGTTAGGCGATGCCTCCATTACTCTACTGGCAAACCAGAACATCACCACAAACAACATCACCGCCAATGGGGGAATTAACCTTACCAGCCTTCAAGGATCTGTTAGCACCAGAAACCTGAATTCTTCAGGAGTGACTCAGGGTGGAGACATCAATATTATTGCTAGTAACACAATTACCACTGGTGCGATCGATAGCTCTAGTTTAGGGGATGGCGGTAACGTCACTTTAGATCCAACTGGCGATATCCAAGTCGTCTCCATTAACGCCCAAGGCGGCACCAATGGCACTGGCGGCAATGTAGACATTACCACAGAGAGATTTTTTCTGGCTACAGGCACCTTTACCGACCAAAATCAGGAAATAGCAAGCATTTCCACAGCCGGGGGGGTAAGGGGAGGAGACATTACAATTCGGCACGGTGGTGGTTTGCGAAACACTCCCTTTAATGTGGGTGATGCCACCAACAACGGGACAAGCGGTTCTCTGACGAGTGGAAATTATGCGATCGCGCCCAACCAATCGTTTCCCGGCAGCTACACTTTAGGCAATATTAAAATCATTACCGATTTCCCGCCGCCGGTATCGCGTCCCCCGATGATGCCGCCTGAATTGCCACCCCCTCCAATGGTGATGCCGCCTGTAGTGCTACCCCCTCCAATGGTGATGCCACCTGTAGTGCTACCCCCTCCGATTGCTATGCCACCTGTAGTGCCGCCCCCGGATGTTGTGATGCCACCTGTAGTGCCACCCCCGGATGTCTCGTTCCCAAGCCAAACAGCTTTAATTGATTCACAGCTTGAGTCGTTACAAATTTCCCCCAATAACGATCTGGACTCAGATTCGATTGACTTTCGGATTGGGGAGTTAGAACAGAACTTCACCCAGCAATTTCAGCAACATCTTAAACAACCAGCGATCACTCGCGGCCCCTCATCCCTGTCAGATATTCGCAACCAGCTGGGAAAAATCCATTCAGCAACAGGCATTAAACCAGCGATCATTTACGTCTTTTTTGTTCCTGCTGTCAAAGTATCCGTTGATTCAGAATTAATCAAAAATCCAAACTCTGAACTCAGAAGTCCAGAAGACGAACTGGAACTGGTTCTGGTGACTGCCAAAGGGAAAACCATTCGCAAGGTGACTGGTGTCAAGCGATCGCAAGCGCTCAAAGTCGCGCAACAATTTAGTAACAAAATCAAAAATGTTGCCAGCCAGCAGGGGTACCTCACCTCTTCCCAGCAACTCTATCAATGGCTGATAGCGCCCCTAGAGGCTGATTTACAAGCTGAAGACATCCAGAATCTGGTATTTATTTTAGATTCCGGTTTACGCTCCATGCCCCTAGCTGCTCTTCATGATGGCAAACAATTTTTGGTGGAAAAGTACAGCCTCAGCTTGATGCCCAGTCTCACCTTAACTGACACCCGCTACACAAACATCAAAAACTCCAAACTCCTAGCAATGGGTAGTTCAGAATTTTCTAATCAAAAGCCTTTACCAGCGGTACCAGTGGAGTTAGCTACGATTACGCAATTGTGGCAAGGTAAGTCATTTCTTAACGATGGCTTCACTCTAGAAAATCTTAAAAGCCAGCGTTCCAAGCAGCCTTTTGGTATTGTCCACCTGGCAACTCATGCCGAATTTCAGCCCGGAGACATCAGTAATTCTTATATCCAGTTGTGGAATCAACAACTACGCCTCGACCAACTGCGAACTTTGGGCTGGAATAACCCGCCCGTAGAATTATTGGTACTAAGTGCCTGTCGCACAGCATTGGGAGATGAAGAAGCTGAGTTGGGGTTTGCTGGATTGGCGGTACAAGCAGGCGTTAAGTCAGCGCTAGCAAGTCTCTGGTACATCAGCGACGAAGGGACATTAGGAGTGATGACCGAGTTTTATCAGCAGTTGAAGAAGTCACCTATCAAGGCAGAGGCTTTGCGGCAGGCACAAATCGCTATGCTTAAGGGGCAAATTCGCTTGCAGTCAGGATATTTATATAGCTCTAAACAAAGGGTGGAGCTCCCGGCTGAATTATCAAATTTAAGAAATACAACTTTTACTCATCCCTATTACTGGGCAGCATTTACTATGATTGGCAATCCTTGGTAA
- a CDS encoding Coenzyme F420 hydrogenase/dehydrogenase, beta subunit C-terminal domain: MTSVRPHDKAKALKASSRRPAKELCSECGLCDTYYIHYVKEACAFLNQQIAELEEEIHGRSRNLDNPDDWYFGVSQEMMAARKTEPIEGAQWTGIVSTIAIEMLNRGMVEGVVCVQNTKEDRFQPMPIIARTAEEILAARVNKPTLSPNLSVLEQIEQSGMKRLLVIGVGCQIQALRAVEKELGLEKLYVLGTPCVDNVNRAGLQKFLETTSRSPDTVVHYEFMQDFRVHFKHEDGSMEMVPFFGLKTNQLKDVFAPSCMSCFDYVNSLADLVVGYMGAPFGWQWIVVRNDTGKEMLDLVQDQIDTQPVMSHGNRKEAVQQSIPAYDKGVTLPMWAAKLMGVVIEKIGPKGLEYARFSIDSHFTRNYLYVKRNHPEKLEAHVPEYAKRIVGQYKLPES; this comes from the coding sequence ATGACTTCGGTGCGCCCTCACGATAAAGCCAAAGCCCTCAAAGCCTCTAGCCGTCGCCCTGCTAAAGAACTCTGTAGCGAGTGTGGACTGTGCGACACATACTATATTCACTATGTCAAGGAAGCGTGTGCATTTCTTAATCAGCAGATAGCGGAACTAGAAGAAGAAATCCACGGAAGAAGCCGCAATCTAGATAATCCCGATGATTGGTACTTTGGGGTTAGTCAAGAGATGATGGCGGCGCGGAAAACTGAGCCAATTGAGGGGGCGCAGTGGACGGGAATTGTCAGCACCATTGCCATTGAAATGCTCAATCGCGGCATGGTTGAGGGCGTCGTCTGCGTCCAGAATACTAAGGAAGACAGATTTCAGCCGATGCCGATAATTGCTCGGACGGCGGAGGAAATTCTGGCAGCGCGAGTGAATAAACCAACGCTGTCGCCTAATCTTTCGGTGTTGGAGCAAATCGAGCAATCTGGGATGAAGCGGCTATTGGTAATTGGCGTTGGTTGCCAAATCCAGGCATTACGAGCCGTTGAAAAAGAACTAGGTTTAGAAAAGCTCTATGTTTTGGGTACGCCCTGTGTCGATAATGTTAACCGCGCCGGGTTGCAAAAATTCTTGGAAACCACTAGCCGTTCCCCGGATACAGTTGTGCATTACGAGTTTATGCAAGATTTCCGGGTTCACTTTAAGCACGAAGATGGCTCTATGGAAATGGTGCCTTTCTTTGGATTGAAGACAAACCAGTTGAAGGACGTCTTTGCTCCTTCTTGCATGAGCTGTTTTGATTACGTCAATTCTTTGGCAGATTTAGTCGTAGGCTACATGGGCGCTCCCTTTGGCTGGCAGTGGATTGTGGTGCGGAATGATACTGGCAAAGAAATGCTGGATTTGGTGCAAGATCAGATAGACACGCAGCCAGTGATGTCCCACGGAAACCGCAAAGAAGCGGTACAACAAAGTATCCCCGCCTACGATAAAGGCGTTACTCTTCCCATGTGGGCGGCAAAGCTGATGGGAGTCGTTATTGAAAAAATTGGCCCCAAAGGTTTAGAGTATGCCCGTTTCTCGATTGATTCCCACTTCACCCGCAATTATTTGTACGTGAAGCGCAATCATCCGGAGAAGTTAGAGGCGCACGTACCCGAATATGCCAAGCGAATTGTCGGGCAGTATAAATTGCCGGAATCTTGA
- a CDS encoding TerB family tellurite resistance protein, whose amino-acid sequence MVANSSIKQLVKILIGAAWIDGRIQPEERQYLQRVAKEKGIADDPELQPLLYELVSVSPSEVYNWVQDYLGDRPNMEDYQRLIEAISALIYSDGEVAIEEAKLLTRLQLLDPNSEAQKSTPSPVLKAIQKLYRRWADLQG is encoded by the coding sequence ATGGTCGCCAATTCCAGTATTAAACAGCTTGTTAAGATTCTCATCGGTGCGGCTTGGATTGATGGCAGAATACAGCCAGAAGAACGGCAATATCTCCAACGAGTAGCCAAGGAAAAAGGCATTGCTGACGATCCAGAGCTTCAGCCGTTATTGTACGAACTCGTATCTGTAAGCCCCAGCGAGGTCTACAATTGGGTTCAGGATTATTTAGGCGATCGCCCTAACATGGAAGATTACCAGCGCCTTATCGAAGCCATCAGCGCCTTAATTTACAGCGATGGCGAGGTGGCAATTGAGGAAGCTAAACTCCTGACTCGATTACAGCTTCTAGATCCCAACAGCGAAGCGCAGAAGTCTACTCCTAGCCCTGTCCTGAAAGCGATTCAAAAACTCTACCGTCGATGGGCTGACCTTCAGGGGTAG